Proteins from one Parasteatoda tepidariorum isolate YZ-2023 chromosome 4, CAS_Ptep_4.0, whole genome shotgun sequence genomic window:
- the LOC122270413 gene encoding endothelin-converting enzyme 1 isoform X1 — translation MQLDFGYPEVVRNRSVIDIVYENLQTIDDYFLNVMNVKKFKTRYFFNRLWYSNSENVVSEISLEESPLGVSFSYDYKTNKVRLDGSSFWFPMSHYSGNIPKYLKFGETAMLARVMSKAFDATGSLYDAHGRKWDKALLPQTLRDEHTYYTECLMSQLSSSDYWFAEINNTEYINTIAADMGSFLVPYESFKTYLMNATEEKSLPSVNLDQKQMFYVQVAQKYCEVRAPSIDSEEIVGLSKRSRVNIAVSNMEDFAFVFNCQPQHVLNLQHKCNLSS, via the exons cTTCAGACGATCGACGACTACTTTCTAAATGTTATGAACGTCAAAAAGTtcaaaacaagatattttttcaatagacTTTGGTATTCGAATTCAGAAAATGTTGTGAG TGAAATTTCTCTAGAAGAAAGTCCTTTAGGAGTAAGCTTTAGTTACGATTATAAGACTAATAAAGTTA GATTGGATGGTAGTTCATTTTGGTTTCCTATGTCTCATTATTCAGGTAATATACCAAA ATACTTGAAATTTGGTGAAACAGCTATGTTAGCTAGAGTCATGTCTAAAGCTTTTGATGCTACTG GCAGCTTGTACGATGCACATGGAAGGAAATGGGACAAAGCGCTTTTGCCCCAAACTTTGCGAGATGAACATACATATTACACGGAATGTTTGATGAGTCAATTGTCTTCTTCTGACTATTGGTTTGCTGAG ATAAATAATACTGAGTACATTAATACGATTGCAGCTGATATGGGCTCTTTCCTTGTACCTTACGAA AGTTTTAAAACGTATTTGATGAATGCAACGGAAGAAAAAAGTCTTCCGAGTGTTAATCTTGATCAGAAGCAAATGTTTTATGTTCAAGTTGCACAG aaatattgtgAAGTGCGAGCTCCATCAATCGATTCAGAAGAAATCGTTGGATTATCAAAGCGATCTag ggTAAATATAGCTGTTTCTAACATGGAAGATTTTGCTTTTGTCTTTAACTGTCAACCACAACATGTATTAAATTTGCAACACAAATGCAATTTGTCTTCATAA